One genomic window of Pelmatolapia mariae isolate MD_Pm_ZW linkage group LG5, Pm_UMD_F_2, whole genome shotgun sequence includes the following:
- the rhebl1 gene encoding ras homolog, mTORC1 binding like 1: protein MPQPKYRKIAVIGYRSVGKSSLTIQFVEGQFVDSYDPTIENTFNKMVSVNGQDFNLQLVDTAGQDEYSIFPQSHSMDIHGYVLVYSVTSMKSFEVVQVLHDKLLDMVGKIQVPTVLVGNKKDLHMERVIKPEDGKKLADSWGAAFMESSAKENETAVEVFKRIILEMEKADGNAPPEEKKCIVM from the exons ATGCCTCAACCGAAATACAGAAAGATCGCCGTTATAGGTTACCGGTCTGTAG GAAAGTCATCCCTTACAATACAGTTTGTGGAAGGGCAGTTTGTTGATTCCTATGACCCCACCATTGAAAACA CCTTTAACAAAATGGTCAGTGTGAACGGTCAAGACTTCAATCTTCAGCTAGTTGATACAGCTGGACAA GATGAGTACTCAATTTTTCCACAATCCCACTCAATGGACATCCATGGCTATGTCCTTGTCTATTCAGTGACTTCCATGAAGAG TTTTGAAGTTGTGCAGGTTCTACATGATAAACTGCTAGACATGGTTGGGAAGATTCA GGTCCCAACTGTTCTTGTAGGGAACAAAAAAGATCTCCATATGGAAAG ggtTATCAAGCCAGAGGATGGAAAAAAACTTGCTGATTCCTGGGGTGCTGCATTCATGGAGTCCTCTGCCAAGGAAAACGAG ACTGCTGTGGAGGTTTTCAAGCGGATCATTTTGGAGATGGAGAAAGCTGATGGCAATGCTCCCCCAGAGGAGAAGAAGTGCATTGTGATGTGA